The window GGGAAGCCGCCCGTAAAGCCCGCGATTTAATCATCAGAAAGAGCAGTCTTGACACTGGCACACTCCCCGGAAAGCTGGCGGACTGCTCGGAGAAAGACCCCGCCCACTGTGAGCTGTATCTGGTAGAGGGCGATTCTGCTGGCGGCTCGGCCAAACAGGGCCGGAACCGTCGTTTCCAGGCGATACTGCCGCTGCGCGGCAAGATTTTAAACGTGGAAAAGGCACCGCCGGAAAAAATGCTCGGCAGTGAGGAAATCCGCATTCTCATCACCGCCCTGGGTGCGGGCATAGGCGATGACTTTGACGCTGCCAGGCTCCGATACCACCGCGTTATCCTGATGACCGATGCCGATGTCGATGGCTCTCATATACGCACCCTGCTGCTCACCTTCTTCTTCCGCCATATGCCCGGACTCCTCAGCAACGGCTACCTCTACATCGCCCAGCCGCCGCTATACCGTTTGAAAGCGGCAAGCAACCAGCACTGGGTCTATTCGGAACAGCAGAAAGAAGAGAAGATGAAGGAGCTGAAAGGCGCCAGAAAGATCGAGGTACAGCGCTACAAGGGCCTCGGTGAGATGACCCCGGAGCAGCTGTGGGAAACCACCATGAACCCGGATACCCGCACCCTGCTTTCGGTAAGCGTGGAGGATGCCGTCGAGGCAGACCATATTTTCCATGTGCTGATGGGTAATGAGGTCCCGCCGCGCAAGGCGTTTATCCAGGCACACGCCAAGAGCGTGCGCAATCTGGATATCTAAGGTGAAATAGACCTTACTTCCCCTGGATTATGGCGAAGAATTCCGCCCTGCTGGCCGCCTTGCGTTTGAAAATACCCCTGATTGCCGAGGTTATCACGTTGCTGCCCGGTTTCTTGATGCCGCGCATTATCATGCACAGGTGCTCGGCCTGAATGACCACCGCCACCCCATCCGGATTTAGGGCATCCATGATGGCATCGGCAATCTCGGTGGTCATTCTCTCCTGAAGCTGGGGTCGCTTGGAGACGACCTCCACCACGCGGGCCAGTTTACTGATGCCGATGATTCGTCCCTCTTCGTTGGGGATATAGCCGATATGGGCAACGCCGTAGAAGGGCAGAAGATGGTGCTCGCACATTGAGTAGAACGGGATGTCCCGCAGAATCACCATCTCGCGGTAACCGAGTTCAAACCCGACCTTCAGCTCCTCCCTCGGGTCCTGTCCCATACCTCCGAATAGCTCGGCATACATCTCGGCGACGCGTTCCGGCGTACCCACCAGTCCCTCCCGCTTCGGGTCGTCCCCAATTGCCTTGATTATTTCATTTATCGCGCTTCTAATTTTAGCTTCGTCAAACATCATCGCCTCCTGAAACCCGGTTATCCCCAGCCCAGTGCCTTCTCCACCTCCGTGACATCGGCCGGTAACTGGAGAAAGGGTGGGGCGTCTTTAAGGGCGATATCGGTATCCTTCAGACCGGTGCCCGTTATCACGCAGGCAATCCTTTTCTTTGCGAAATCCCACCCCTGATTGGAAAGCTTGACCAGTCCCGCCACTGAAGCCGCCGAAGCCGGCTCACCAAAGACGCCGGCCCTGGTGGCGAGGAGCTTTTGCGCCGCCAGGATTTCCGCGTCGCTGACCATGTCAATGAGACCGCCGGATTCGTCACGCGCCGCCGCCGCTTTCTGCCAGCTCGCCGGGTTGCCGATACGTATCGCTGTGGCCACCGTCTCCGGCTTGTCAATCGGGTGGCCACGTACGATGGGCGCGGCACCTTCTGCCTGAAACCCCATCATTTCCGGTTTTTTGCTCGCTTTACCCAGTTCATGGTATTCTTTAAAACCCTTCCAGTAAGCCGTGATATTACCGGCATTGCCTACCGGAATGAACAGGTAGTCGGGGGCATCGCCAAGAACATCAATGATTTCAAATGAAGCCGTCTTCTGCCCTTCGATTCGGTGCGGGTTCAATGAGTTCACCAGGGTGACCGGGTGCTTCTCGGTAAGCGCGCGGACAATCTGCAGCGCTTGGTCGAAGTTACCGTCGATAGTCAGTATTTTGGCGCCGTAGATAATCGCCTGCGCCAGCTTGCCGAGCGCAATCTTACCCTCGGGCACGACGATTATCGCTGTCAGGCCGCAGTAGGCAGCGTAAGCGGCCGCCGAGGCACTGGTATTGCCCGTGGAAGCGCACATGATGGCCTGGCTTTTCGCTTCCAGCGCCTTGGCCACGGCCACGACCATGCCCCGGTCCTTGAAGGAACCGGTGGGATTGCACCCTTCCAGCTTGAGGTACAGTTCCCCGCAGCCGATTTCCTTCGCCAGCTGGTCGCATTTGACCAGTGGGGTCTCCCCCTCTCCCAGAGAAAAGAGCGGCGTTTGAGGAGTAACCGGGAGAAGGTCTTTGTATTTATGGAGGACGCCTGTTTTTACCATAAGCTGAACACCTGATTTCGGCTGTACTTATATATATTCCACGCGGATGAAGTTGCTTATTTCTTTCACCACCTCGAGCTGTTCAATCTGGTGTAAGGCCCGCTGCATCGCTTCTTCCCGTGTCAGGTGGGTGGTTAAAACAATCTCAGCGGTCTGGGTAGTAATGTTGGTTTCCTTCTGAATTGCCGAGGCGATGCTTATCATGTTATCGCCCAGTATCTTCGAAATCTGCGCCAGCACACCGGGGCGGTCGGCACAGTTCAGCCGGAGGTAGTACTGGGTTTCAATCTTATCCATGGGCTTGACCCGTTTTCCTGACTGCGGTTTCCACTTCAGCCGGTTGCCCACGTTATAAGTGATGTCCTGTGCCGAGGCCACGATATCGGCGACCACGGCACTGCTGGTGGCCAGAGGGCCGGCACCCTGCCCGTAGAACAGCACCTTGCCGATGAGGTCACCTTCCACCAGGATACCGTTGTAGACGCCGTCGACCTTGGCCAGAAGCGAGTCCTCCGGGATGAGGACCGGATGTACCCGGGCTTCAATCGAGTTATCCGTGCGTTTGGCGATGGCGAGGAGCTTGATGGCCAGGCCCAGTTCCCGGGCGTAGCGGAAATCCTGACTGCCAATACGGGAAATACCTTCCCGATAGATGTCTTCCGGCTTGACCACGGTCTGGAATGCCAGGGAGGCCATAATGGCCAGCTTGTAATTGGCGTCAATGCCCTCGATATCATTAACGGGATTGACCTCGGCATAGCCCAGTTCCTGGGCGCTCTTCAGCGCGATAGGGAAGTCGATGCCCTCACGCGCCATCCGGGTGAGAATGTAATTGGTCGTTCCGTTGATGATGGCGTAAATACCGGTTATATCATTCGCCACCAGGTCGTGCTTGAACGGCGTAATCAATGGAATGCCGCCGCCGACGCTGGCTTCATAGCGCAGCCCGACCGCGTGCTGCTGGGCCAAAGCCTGCAGTTCGGCGCCGTGCTTGGCAATGACTTCTTTATTTGAGGTTACCACGTACCGACCGCTGGCGATTGCTCGCTTGAGATAATCCCGTGCCGGGTCCTCACCACCGATTGCCTCAACTATAACATCGATTCCGGCTTCATTGAAAAATTCATCGGCGTCTGTGGTCAGAAGGTCGGCAGGCAACTCTTTGGCCGGTGGCTTCTCCAGGTCGACGGGCAGCACCTTAATCTTGCGCAGGACCAGAGAACAGCCGGCCTGCTCAGCGAGCATATCAGCTTTCTCGGACAGGACCTTGGCTACCTGTCCACCGATTATCCCCAGCCCCAGCAGACCAATGCCAATACTTCTATTTTTCATTCCACCTCATACCTCGCTACTGGTTCTAGCCTTTCGTCGCCTGTTCCACCGCCCAGGATTTCTTCTCCTCGTCAATGTAGTTTACGATTTCATTGTCCTCGTCGTCTATCAGTGAAGCCACCCACTCATCCAGGGCTTTGCTTTTCAGATAGTCCCTGTATTCGGTATCGATGCGCCGGTTGGTATCCTCGTCAAGTACCTTTATCAGCCAGTAACCGCTCTTGGTGAGTACGTCCTCATCACGGAGCGGTTCGCTAATCACGCCTATTTCTGTATCCGGGCTATGGGCAAATTCATCAATTGGTTGCTGCATCATGCCCGCTGATACCTGATACTCACCGAGATTTTCCTCGACTCCCTTTATCTGGGAATGCGCAACGGCAAGTTCCCCCCAATCAGCGCCTGCCTCCAGTTGCTTTTTAATATTTTGCGCTTCCTCTTCACTGCGCAAGAGTATTACCTGAATATGCGTCTCATCTTCATCTTCGTTTCGTTCCAGGACTTTTGCCAGCCAGTAGCCGACCCCTTTCTCCGCTTCCTCATCATATATCGGCTGGCTCAGGTCTCCCACTTCGTGATTGAAAATATCATCGACAATCGACGTCCGCAGCACGTCCTGTAAAATAACCCTGGGGACCCAGCCAAGGTCACCCCCTTTATTTTTGGAAAACAGTTCCAGACTCAGTTCTTCCGCAAGTTCGCCGAAGTCCTCACCACTCACCAGTTTGCTCCTGACCTCCAGAGCCTGCACTTCGCTCTCCAGCATCATCGCCATGACTTGCCTTTGCTCGGTATTCAATGGCACCTGGGGGCCAAAGTGCACGTCCAGCAAACGCTCGATTAACAGCTGATAACCGACCAGGTCACGATAGACCTCTTTGTCAGGCAGGTCATTGTTTTTGAGTACCTTCTTGACCTCTTCATCAGCGATGCTGATTTCCAGTTTCTTGGCTCCCTGTCTGACGAGTTCACTACGCTGTATGTTCTGCAATACGGTATCGGCAACCAATGACAGGTCTGACTCCGAATGAAAAGCGCCTTCAAGTTTCAGCATTTCCACATAATAATCCATGGTGAACTCGGCGTCATTTACCTTGATGACCGTCTCACGTAACGGTTTATACTGGCCGAGATACCAGCCAATACCCACAACTGCTAGCACCAGGGCGATGACGAAAATGCCCGTCATCAAGATTATGCGCTGTCGCCTTTTCTGCTGCTCCCAGTGCGATATCTGGTGCGGTGTTAAAATGCGCTGCGGTTTCTCCGGTTTCTTCTTAGCCAAGTCTAACTCCTTCTTTCCAGCACACTGGTAAAATACTCTTATATTTATAACTCAAAAGCACTAACTTTTCAAATGAGAACCAGCGGATTTGCTTAACCAATATCGGTATCAGCGGTGCATTTATATGCGAACAAATAACATATTTTAACGCATCTGTAACGAGATTTTAATGCAAATTTAACCTCGGTCAATTAATATGAAAATGATTGTGCCGGGAAATGCTATCATTATTTCATAAAGGTAACACTGACAATTGCTACCAGGCGACCTACACATGAACTTACTTGACATTTGACGTCTGGCAAACTAATATAATTTATGTAAATCAGCACGGAAATAGCCTGGGAATAACGGAGGCATTGTCCTGCATGTTTGAATCGCTCAAACGGAAGCGCGGACCAAGAGAGACAGAAAACAGGCCACTAGAAGAAAGCCAGGAGGCTGAGGTCCTTGAGAATAAGGGAAATGGCGAGCAACTGGTCAGTCTGGTGGACGACCTTGTGGAACAGCGCAGTGCTTCGGCTGCGACTTCAGTCCGTTCCATTCTCAAGGCGGCGATTAGCAGTGCTGAGCAGATTGTTGATAGTGTGAAAATACGGGCGGCAGAAGAAGCCCAGCAGGAGGCGGCGAAGGTCATTGCTGAGGCCAAAAAGGAGGCGGAAAAGATAAGAGGAGGAGGGGCACCGGTTCAAGAGGAAACCACCGAAAACATCATCTCTGCGGTGGAAGAAGTTGCCGAAGAGCAGATAGAAGAGCCAGCGCAGGCCCAGGAAGAGGTGGTAGCCCGGCAAGAAGCGGAGACGGTTCAACTCCCGGATGAGACAACGGAACAGGCGGTGGAAGAAACAGTGCCGCAGGATAAAGAGCCTGCTGCTGTGGAGCCTGTGGCCGAAGAAAGGGAGCCTGAAAAAGCCGCTCAGAAGGAAGAAAAGGCAGAAAAGAAAGAACTGGAAATAGTGGCCACCAAGGAGGAAAGCCAGTCGCCGTATACCGGCGAGGTCGAGTTAATCGTCGAAGTACCGGTTGAACCGACAATGGTATCCAAGTTGTATAACTACCTGCAGACAACGGCTGAAGTAAAATTTGTCCGTACCGTAGGTTCATGGAATAAGGGAAGCTCTATAACCATAGCGCTGGATAAGCCAATTCCCTTGGTTTCTGTGCTCGCTTCCAAGTTGCCTGAGGCGAATGTTGTGCCTGAGCAGCCCGTAGGAAGCGGTCACGTGAAGGGAGTAGTGCGGAGAATTAACATTTCGTTGAAGAATAAATAGTCGTCCCACTATAAGTACGGCGAGCACTGAGTTGAAGAAGATTTGCTTTTCACTTCCGGACTAGTCTGAGGGGAAGAGAAATGGAAGCACCGGCAAAAAGCGTAAAGAGAGACATTCTCCACATTCTGATAGAGGCTGATATCATCAACGACGAGCAATTACAGCGTGTCCAGGAGCTGCAGAAGAAGACGGGCGATAGGCTGGAACACATTCTGATTCAGCAGCGGATGGTCACGCAGCAACAATTAGCCTTTTTTACCAGCCTGCAGCTGGGAATACCGTTCATCAATCTGAGAAGAGAAGGCGTCAAGGTTGATGCAGTGAAACTGATCCCTGAAGCGGTAGCCAGGAAATATGGCGTGATACCGGTAGAGGTAAAAGACGGGGGCATTGTAATCGCTATGGAGGACCCCAAGGACATTGAGGCGATTGAAGACCTGGCCGCGATAACCATGAAAAGCATTGAGCCGGTGATCAGCACGGCGCAGGACATTCAGGAAATGATCGACCTCAATTACCGCATTGGTGGTGAGCTTGAGGAACAGCTGAGTCAGATTCCCACCCGTTATCGCGGCGGTGCTGGACTGAGAGAGGCCCGGGTTTCGCCGGAAACAATCGCGCAGGCGCCGGTAGTGCGCGCCATTGACCTTCTGATAAAACAGGCGGTGCGGGACCGAGCCTCCGATGTGCATGTCGAACCGCAGGAAGACAGGGTACGAGTTCGCTACCGGATTGACGGCATTCTGAATGAAGTGATGGGCCTGCCGTTAAGCGTGCACGCACCACTGCTTTCTCGTGTGAAAATCATGGCCGGGTTGAACATCGCCGAGCGCCGTCGCCCTCAGGATGGCCAGATAACTTTTGATATGGGTGACCGTGAGGTGGATATCCGCGTGGCCACTTCCAACACGATTTACGGTGAAATGGCGGTGATGAGAATACTTGACAAGACCTTTGCCTTCCTGCCATTGCCGGAAATCGGTTTCATGACGGAGATGCTGGAAAGATACCTGAAGATGCTGAAGACGCCTTTTGGCATGATACTTATAAGCGGTCCGACCGGTTCCGGTAAAACAACCACGCAGTACGCCTCGGTAAACACCCTTGACTCCGTCGGACGCAAAATTATCACCATTGAAGACCCGGTGGAATACCATTTTTCCAATATCAATCAGATGCAGGTTAATCCGGCGGCCGCCGTCACCTTTGCCACCGGACTTAGAGCCACCATGCGGCTTGACCCTGATGTGATACTGGTCGGTGAGATACGTGATGCGGAGACGGCGCAGATATCCACCCAGGCAGCCCTTACCGGGCACCTGGTGTTATCTTCGGTTCACGCCAATGATACCGTAAGTACCATCGTCCGAATGATTGACCTCGGTATCGAGCCCTTCCTCATTTCCTCGGCGTTGATAGGCGTCGTTGCCCAGAGAATGGTGCGCCGCGTCTGCCCGTACTGTACACGTCCGGTCGAAGTAATCCCGGAGGAGCGGGAAGCTTATGAAGAAGAAATGGGGGAAAAACGCTCTGAATTCATTGTCGGTGCCGGCTGCAATTTCTGTGCTGGCACAGGCTATCTGGGACGAACCGGCATCTTTGAGGTGTTACTGGCCAGTGAGGCCATCCGCAGGATAATTGTTAAAGGCGCCGATACCGATGAAATGCGCCATCAAGCCCGACAGGAAGGCATGGTTTCTCTGTGGCATGATGGTATGGTGAAGGTTAAAGAGGGCATCACTACTCCCAGTGAGGTCCTGCGTAACGTATTCTCAATTTCTTAAGGGGGGACAATGGCGGGGACGGTTCAGACACCTGAAGGGGCGAAAGATATCACCTTCCGCTATACAGCTTCCACCCGACAGGGTAATCTGGTAAAGGGCAATATCAAGGCACCCAGCGAGATTGCCGCCGAGCGCCTTATCATCGCCAAGGGATATACCCCGGAGCATGTTGAAATCGCGCCGTCTATGTTTAGTCTGGAAGAAGCGTTCCCCACCTTCTTCAAGCTAAAGCCCCGTGATATCATCGTTTTCTCCCGCCAGCTGGCCACATTGCTGCGCTCCGGTATCTCACTGCTGCCATCGCTGGAAATCCTGCAGGGGCAGGTGGCCAGCAGCCGCGCTTTTAGAAGCGTTCTGACCAGCATCGTGAATGATATTCGTTCCGGAGGTTCGTTCTCACAGGCAGTGAAGAAAAATCCCAAGGCATTTAGCGAGATTTACTGCCGCACCATTGCCGTTGGCGAAGAGACGGGTAATCTGAATACGACACTTAATCAGATGGCTGACTTCATGGAGCGGCACCAGGCAATGTCCCAGAGGGTGAAAAAAGCGCTGTCCTACCCGATGATTGTCCTCGGCGTTGGCATTGTCGTGGTCATTATGTTAATCACCGTGGTGATGCCCCAGTTGCTGGGTATGTTTACCGCGATGGATGTGGAACTGCCTTTACCGACCAGAATTCTCATCGCCATTACTGAGATATTCCAAAACTACACCCTTTATATTGTCATTGGTGGGGCATTAATTTTTGCCGTATTTCTCTGGATGACAAAACAACCTGCCGGAAAGCGGGTGTTAGATCGTTTACGGCTCAACATGCCGATTCTCGGCCCACCGGCTCTTATGTCAGAATTGGGGCGCTTTGCCAGAACGCTCTCTGTGATGATCGGTGCCGGCCTCAAACTGCAAGAAACGATGGAGTTGCTTCCACAGTCGACGACCAATATGCTCTTCCGTGATTCCCTGCACCAGGTTAACGAGCGGTTGCTTCTCGGCGAGGGATTAGCCGGACCAATGAGCCATGTCAGCCTGTTTCCGCCGCTGCTCGTGCAGATGGTTGCTGTGGGCGAAGAGACTAACACCCTCGACTTTACCATGGGGGTAGTGGCTGATTTCTATGAAACAGCGGCTGAAGAAAAAACCGCCGCCATGGTGGGCATGATAGGCCCCGTCAGCACCATTGGCATCGCCCTGCTGGTCGGCTTCATTGCCCTATCTGTTCTTATGCCGATGTACACCATTACCGGCGCCTTCGGCTAATTGACAGAAGGCAATTCACCCATTACACTGATGGCAGAAATATGGACTCAGTGTAGTTTCAAAAAGCTGTCAGTGCTAGAAGTGGGAACGCCGGACTCACTGAAGCAAAAAGCTCAAGGTTGCTTTTCCAATCATTTATAGAATGACTGTAGTGTAGCAGTTGATTAAGGGGGTATAATAACTTTAAGCCTGTGGTTCGCATTAGCCGGGCGAAAGGGGAAACATATTGAGCCAAGAGACGGCATCTGAGCCGGCAAGAGAAGAAACGAAACGGGAAGCTATTCGGAGGGCGAAAGAGAGAGCCAGAGTCGCAAGGTGGGACCTTGACGTGGCCGTATTTCTCTTTGTCGTACTGATTATCGTGATAATCCTGTTATTTCAAGATATCGGCATTGGGATTGTGGCGCCAGTGGCCATCTTTGGCCTGATAATGGTCTGGATAACAGGCTGGAGACGTGGTCAGCAACTGTACCGTAGTTTCTACGATGAAGAGCTTGTCCGGTTGGAAAGGGAGATAGAAGAGG of the Chloroflexota bacterium genome contains:
- the folE gene encoding GTP cyclohydrolase I FolE, whose protein sequence is MFDEAKIRSAINEIIKAIGDDPKREGLVGTPERVAEMYAELFGGMGQDPREELKVGFELGYREMVILRDIPFYSMCEHHLLPFYGVAHIGYIPNEEGRIIGISKLARVVEVVSKRPQLQERMTTEIADAIMDALNPDGVAVVIQAEHLCMIMRGIKKPGSNVITSAIRGIFKRKAASRAEFFAIIQGK
- the tadA gene encoding Flp pilus assembly complex ATPase component TadA, with protein sequence MEAPAKSVKRDILHILIEADIINDEQLQRVQELQKKTGDRLEHILIQQRMVTQQQLAFFTSLQLGIPFINLRREGVKVDAVKLIPEAVARKYGVIPVEVKDGGIVIAMEDPKDIEAIEDLAAITMKSIEPVISTAQDIQEMIDLNYRIGGELEEQLSQIPTRYRGGAGLREARVSPETIAQAPVVRAIDLLIKQAVRDRASDVHVEPQEDRVRVRYRIDGILNEVMGLPLSVHAPLLSRVKIMAGLNIAERRRPQDGQITFDMGDREVDIRVATSNTIYGEMAVMRILDKTFAFLPLPEIGFMTEMLERYLKMLKTPFGMILISGPTGSGKTTTQYASVNTLDSVGRKIITIEDPVEYHFSNINQMQVNPAAAVTFATGLRATMRLDPDVILVGEIRDAETAQISTQAALTGHLVLSSVHANDTVSTIVRMIDLGIEPFLISSALIGVVAQRMVRRVCPYCTRPVEVIPEEREAYEEEMGEKRSEFIVGAGCNFCAGTGYLGRTGIFEVLLASEAIRRIIVKGADTDEMRHQARQEGMVSLWHDGMVKVKEGITTPSEVLRNVFSIS
- a CDS encoding type II secretion system F family protein; the protein is MAGTVQTPEGAKDITFRYTASTRQGNLVKGNIKAPSEIAAERLIIAKGYTPEHVEIAPSMFSLEEAFPTFFKLKPRDIIVFSRQLATLLRSGISLLPSLEILQGQVASSRAFRSVLTSIVNDIRSGGSFSQAVKKNPKAFSEIYCRTIAVGEETGNLNTTLNQMADFMERHQAMSQRVKKALSYPMIVLGVGIVVVIMLITVVMPQLLGMFTAMDVELPLPTRILIAITEIFQNYTLYIVIGGALIFAVFLWMTKQPAGKRVLDRLRLNMPILGPPALMSELGRFARTLSVMIGAGLKLQETMELLPQSTTNMLFRDSLHQVNERLLLGEGLAGPMSHVSLFPPLLVQMVAVGEETNTLDFTMGVVADFYETAAEEKTAAMVGMIGPVSTIGIALLVGFIALSVLMPMYTITGAFG
- a CDS encoding peptidylprolyl isomerase, whose protein sequence is MAKKKPEKPQRILTPHQISHWEQQKRRQRIILMTGIFVIALVLAVVGIGWYLGQYKPLRETVIKVNDAEFTMDYYVEMLKLEGAFHSESDLSLVADTVLQNIQRSELVRQGAKKLEISIADEEVKKVLKNNDLPDKEVYRDLVGYQLLIERLLDVHFGPQVPLNTEQRQVMAMMLESEVQALEVRSKLVSGEDFGELAEELSLELFSKNKGGDLGWVPRVILQDVLRTSIVDDIFNHEVGDLSQPIYDEEAEKGVGYWLAKVLERNEDEDETHIQVILLRSEEEAQNIKKQLEAGADWGELAVAHSQIKGVEENLGEYQVSAGMMQQPIDEFAHSPDTEIGVISEPLRDEDVLTKSGYWLIKVLDEDTNRRIDTEYRDYLKSKALDEWVASLIDDEDNEIVNYIDEEKKSWAVEQATKG
- a CDS encoding homoserine dehydrogenase, with translation MKNRSIGIGLLGLGIIGGQVAKVLSEKADMLAEQAGCSLVLRKIKVLPVDLEKPPAKELPADLLTTDADEFFNEAGIDVIVEAIGGEDPARDYLKRAIASGRYVVTSNKEVIAKHGAELQALAQQHAVGLRYEASVGGGIPLITPFKHDLVANDITGIYAIINGTTNYILTRMAREGIDFPIALKSAQELGYAEVNPVNDIEGIDANYKLAIMASLAFQTVVKPEDIYREGISRIGSQDFRYARELGLAIKLLAIAKRTDNSIEARVHPVLIPEDSLLAKVDGVYNGILVEGDLIGKVLFYGQGAGPLATSSAVVADIVASAQDITYNVGNRLKWKPQSGKRVKPMDKIETQYYLRLNCADRPGVLAQISKILGDNMISIASAIQKETNITTQTAEIVLTTHLTREEAMQRALHQIEQLEVVKEISNFIRVEYI
- a CDS encoding threonine synthase encodes the protein MVKTGVLHKYKDLLPVTPQTPLFSLGEGETPLVKCDQLAKEIGCGELYLKLEGCNPTGSFKDRGMVVAVAKALEAKSQAIMCASTGNTSASAAAYAAYCGLTAIIVVPEGKIALGKLAQAIIYGAKILTIDGNFDQALQIVRALTEKHPVTLVNSLNPHRIEGQKTASFEIIDVLGDAPDYLFIPVGNAGNITAYWKGFKEYHELGKASKKPEMMGFQAEGAAPIVRGHPIDKPETVATAIRIGNPASWQKAAAARDESGGLIDMVSDAEILAAQKLLATRAGVFGEPASAASVAGLVKLSNQGWDFAKKRIACVITGTGLKDTDIALKDAPPFLQLPADVTEVEKALGWG